Below is a window of Mycolicibacterium gilvum DNA.
TGCGCAACCAGGGCACCATCTTCCTCGGCGGTCCGCCGCTGGTGAAGGCCGCCACCGGCGAGGTCGTCACGCGGAGGACCTCGGCGGCGGGCCGATCTGCACTCCAAGGTCTCCGGCGTCACCGACCATCTCGCCCACGACGACCGCGACGCGCTGCGCATCGTGCGCCGCATCGTCGGCACGCTGCACCCAAGGCCGCGCCACCGTGGGACGTCGCCCCGCCCGTCGACGCGGTGGCCGATCAGACCGAGCTCTACGACGTGGTGCCCGTCGACTCCCGGGTGCCCTACGACGTGCACGAGGTGATCACCCGCATCGTCGACGGCGGTGATTTCGCCGAGTTCAAGGCCGCATACGGCACCACGCTGGTGACCGGGTTCGCCCGCATCCACGGGCATCCCGTCGGCATCGTCGCCAACAATGGGGTGCTGTTCGGCGAATCCGCGGTCAAGGGCGCGCATTTCATCGAGTTGTGCGACAAGCGCAACACTCCGCTGCTGTTCCTGCAGAACATCTCCGGCTTCATGGTCGGTCGCGATTACGAGGCCGGCGGCATCGCCAAGCACGGTGCCAAGATGGTCACCGCGGTGGCGTGCGCGCGGGTGCCGAAGCTGACCGTGGTGATCGGCGGTTCCTACGGCGCGGGCAACTACTCGATGTGCGGACGCGCGTATTCGCCACGCTTTCTGTGGATGTGGCCGAATGCGCGGATCTCGGTGATGGGCGGCGAGCAGGCCGCGTCGGTGCTGGCCACCGTGCGCGGTGACATGACACCCGAGGAGGAAGAGGCCTTCAAGGCGCCCATCCGTGCGCAGTACGAGAGCCAGGGCAACCCGTACTACTCCACCGCACGGCTGTGGGACGACGGTGTGATCGACCCCGCCGACACCAGAGACGTTGTCGGACTCGCACTTTCGGTGACAGGCCAGGCTCCGCTGGAGCCGGTGTCCTACGGCGTCTTCAGGATGTGAACATGTTCGATACGGTTCTGGTGGCCAACCGCGGCGAGATCGCGGTCCGGGTCATCCGCACGCTGCGGGCGATGGGTATCCGCTCGGTCGCGGTGTTCAGCGACGCCGACGCCGGCGCCCGTCACGTCCGCGAGGCCGACGTCGCGATCAACATCGGGCCCGCCCCGGCTCGGCAGAGCTATCTGTCGATCGACGCATTGCTGGCCGCGATCACACGCACCGGTGCCCAAGCTGTGCACCCGGGCTACGGATTCCTCTCGGAGAACTCGCAATTCGCCGATGCGCTGCGGTCGGCCGGTGTGGTGTTCATCGGCCCTCCGGTCGCCGCGATCCAGACCATGGGCGACAAGATCTCGGCGAAGGCCGCGGTGTCCGAGTTCGGTGTCCCGGTGGTTCCGGGTATCTCGCGGCCCGGGCTGACCGACGACGACCTGATCGCGGGGGCGCCCGATGTGGGGTTCCCGGTGCTGGTGAAGCCGTCGGCGGGCGGTGGCGGCAAGGGCATGCGCGTCGTCCACGACGCCGCCGATCTTGCTGCGGCCCTTGCCAGTGCGCGGCGCGAGGCGGCGTCGGCATTCGGCGACGACACGCTGTTCTTGGAGCGGTTCGTCCTGAATCCGCGCCACATCGAGGTGCAGGTCCTCGCCGATTCCCACGGCAACGTCGTGCATCTCGGCGAGCGTGAGTGCAGCCTGCAGCGCCGCCACCAGAAGGTGATCGAGGAAGCACCGTCACCGCTGCTGGATCCCGCCACCCGGGCCCGGATCGGCGCTGCGGCGTGCGACACCGCCCGCAGCGTCGACTACACCGGCGCCGGCACCGTCGAGTTCATCGTCTCCGCCGACCGGCCCGACGAGTTCTTCTTCATGGAGATGAACACGCGACTGCAGGTGGAACATCCGGTCACCGAGATGGTCACCGGCCTGGATCTGGTCGAACTGCAGGTGAGGATCGCGGCAGGGGAGACGCTGCCGATCGCGCAGGACGACATCCACCTCGACGGCCATGCGATCGAGGCGCGGGTGTACGCCGAGGATCCCGCCCGCGGCTTCCTGCCCACCGGCGGTCACGTTCTCGGGCTTCGTGAGCCGGCCGGGCCGGGCGTGCGCGTCGACTCCGGATTGGTGCGCGGCACCGTGGTCGGCAGTGACTACGACCCGATGCTCGCCAAGGTGATCACCCACGCACAGGACAGGCCGGCCGCGCTGCGCGCGCTGGACGCCGCGCTGGCCGACACCGCGGTGCTGGGTCTGACCACCAACGTGGAGTTCCTGCGCTTTCTGCTCGCCGACCCCGACGTGGCCGCCGGCGACCTCGACACCGGCCTGCTCGACCGGCGCCTGCCCGACTTCGCGCCCGCCCCGCCGACCGACGACGACCTCATCGCGGGCGCGGCCTACCGCTGGTTGCGATCATGGCCCACCGCGCCGGCAGACCCGTGGGACGTACCGTCGGGATGGCGCATCGCCGGTCGCGCGCCGACGTCCATCCGCCTGCACGCCGGTGAACGCACCGATCATGTGTGGCTGACGGGAGCCCCCGGGGACGCGACGGCGACGGTCGAGGGCGGTGAAACGCGCACGCTGCGAGCGTCGTTGGACGGTGACCTGCTCGCCGTCACGATCGACGGGCTGCGCACCGAATACCTCGTGGCCGAGGCGCCGGGTCAGGTCTGGCTGGCGGGTGCGGGCCGGGTGACCATGGTCGAGGAGGTCCGTGAGGCGCCGGTGCGTCCCGACGACGAACACAGCGGCGACGCCGAACTGACCAGCCCGATGCCGGGAACCGTCGTCGCGGTCGGCGTCGAGGACGGCGCGGCGGTGACGGCGGGCACTGTCGTGGTCACCGTCGAGGCGATGAAGATGGAACACGCGTTGTCCGCGCCGGTCGACGGCGTTGTCGAGTTGCTGGTCGACGCGGGCGAACAGGTGAAAGTGGGCCAGGTGCTGGCCCGGATAACGGCAAGCGAGGAGCCGAAGGCATGAGTGATTTCCTGTCCACCGGGACACTTCCGGACCACTACGCGCAACTGGCCAAGACCGTGCGCGACTTCGCCCAGAGCGTCGTCGCGCCGGTGGCGGCCAAACACGACGAGGAGCACTCGTTCCCGTACGAGGTCGTGTCGGGCATGGCCGACATGGGACTGTTCGGGCTGCCGTTCCCCGAGGAGTACGGCGGCATGGGCGGTGACTACTTCGCGTTGTGCCTGGCGCTCGAAGAACTCGGGAAGGTCGACCAGAGTGTCGCGATCACCCTCGAGGCAGGCGTGTCGCTGGGTGCGATGCCGGTGTACCGATTCGGCAACGAGTCCCAGAAGCAGGAGTGGCTGCCGCTGCTGGCGAGCGGAAAGGCGCTGGGCGCGTTCGGTTTGACCGAAGCCGGCGGGGGAAGTGACGCGGGCGCGACGAAGACCACGGCGAAATCGGACGGGGCGAGCTGGGTCATCAATGGCACCAAGCAGTTCATCACCAACTCGGGTACCGACATCACCAAGCTCGTCACCGTCACCGCGGTCACCGGTGAGAACAACGGTAAGAAGGAGATCTCGTCGATCCTGGTGCCGGTGCCCACCGAGGGTTTCACCGCCGAACCCGCGTACAACAAGGTCGGCTGGAACGCCTCCGACACCCACCCGTTGAGCTTCGACGACGTCCGCGTGCCGCAGGAGAACCTGCTCGGTGAACGCGGCCGTGGTTACGCCAATTTCCTTCGGATCCTCGATGAAGGCCGGATCGCGATCGCGGCGCTGTCGGTCGGCGCCGCACAGGGTTGCGTCGACGAAAGCGTCAAGTACGCCAAGGAGCGTCAGGCCTTCGGCGCGGCGATCGGGACCTACCAGGCCATCGCCTTCAAGATCGCCCGGATGGAGGCCAGGGCCCACACCGCGCGTGCCGCCTATTACGACGCCGCCGCGCTGATGCTGTCCGGGAAGCCGTTCAAGAAGGCCGCCTCGGTGGCCAAGATGGTCGCCAGCGAAGCCGCGATGGACAACGCCCGTGACGCCACCCAGATCTTCGGTGGCTACGGCTTCATGAACGAGTACTCGGTGGCGCGACACTACCGGGACTCGAAGATCCTCGAGATCGGCGAGGGCACAACCGAAGTGCAGCTGATGCTGATCGGGCGGGAGCTGGGACTGTGAGCGGAGCGAACGATCGGACCGAAGTGAGCGGGTACACGAAGATCGTCGTCCAGCGCGGGTTGTGGTTCGAGGAGTTCGAAACCGGCGTGCTCTACCAGCACCGGCCCGGCCGCACCATCACCGAGGCCGACAACGTCCTGTTCACGACGTTGACGATGAACACCCAGGCGCTGCACCTGGACGCCGCGTTCTCGGATGCGTTGCCGCCGTTCAACCAGCGGTTGGTCAATTCGATGTTCACGCTGTCCACGCTGGTCGGTCTGTCGGTCGCGCAGCTGACCCAGGGCACGATCGTCGGCAATCTCGGCTTCGGCGAGGTGGCCTTTCCGAAGCCGCTGTTCCACGGCGACACGCTGTACGCCGAGACCGAGGTCACCGACAAGCGGGAGTCCAAGAGCCGGCCGGGGGAGGGGATCGTCACCTTCAGCCACGTCGGGCGCAATCAGCACGGCGATATCGTGGCGACCGCATCGCGCAAGACGATGGTGCGCAAGCGACCCGAAGGAGAGGCGCAGTGACACTGGCACCCGGGACGGCATGGTTGTTCTGCCCCGCGGACCGACCGGAACGGTTCGAAAAGGCCGCGGCCGCAGCCGATATCGTGATCGTCGATCTCGAAGACGGCGTCGCGGCCAAGGACCGCGCTGCGGCCCGGGAAGCGCTGGTGAACACCCCGCTGGATCCGGCGCGCACCGTGGTGCGAGTCAACCCGACCGGCACCGCTGATCACGGACCCGACCTGGAGGCCGTCGCGCGCACCGCATACACCACGGTGATGCTCGCCAAGACCGAAGCGCCCGAACAGGTCCGCGCGTTGGCGCCGTTGGACGTGATCGTGCTGATCGAGACGCCGCTGGGCGCGCTGAACGTGGTCGACCTGGCGCGGGTGGACAACGCGTACGCGCTGATGTGGGGTGCCGAGGACCTGTTCGCCGAACTCGGCGGGACGGCCAACCGCTACCCCGACGGCTCCTACCGCGAGGTCGCCCGCCACGTCCGCTCCCAGACACTGCTGGCCGCCAAGGCATACGGACGGGTCGCGCTGGACTCGGTGTTCCTCGACATCAAGAATCTCGACGGGCTGCGGGGTGAGGTCGACGACGCGGTCGCGGTCGGCTTCGACGGCAAGGTCGCGATCCACCCGACGCAGTTGCCGGTGATCCGGGACGGCTACACACCGACCGAGGCGCAGGCCGACTGGGCCCGCCGGGTGCTGGCCGCGGCGCAGGCCGAGCGCGGGGTTTTCCAGTACGAAGGCCAGATGGTCGACATGCCGGTGCTGCGGCGTGCCGAGCGGATCGTCGCGCTGGCGCCCTAGTACTACAGCCGTAGATAGCGTTCATTGTTGTTGATGTTGTTTGCGGTAATGGTAGGTGCGGGCTCTCGTTTGATGTCGTCGCCGCCAGGTGGACCAGGCGAGGACGTCGGCAACCGCGTGTAGCGGCTGCAATACCAGGGCGATGAAGAGTCTGCGGAATTCATTGACTGTCAACGTGATCAGTGTCTGGCCGGTCTGGTCGTCGGGTTCGTCGCTGCGCCGTTGAGCGGCGGTCGTGACGACGAGGAAGGCATGGGCAAGCATGGATAGGGTGACCCAGCGGTGCCAAGAGGTCCAGGTCCGTACCTGGTGCTCGTCGAGCCCGGCCAGGCCCTTGCCGGCTTGAAACGATTCCTCGACCTTCCAGCGCCGCCCGGCGACCCGTACGTAGTCGGCCAGGGTGACCGGATTGGGGCTGTAGCAGCGGTAATAGGCCAATTCAGCGGTCTTGTCGTTGCGGCGCACCAGCAGGTGATGGTGGCCGGGCTCGGCGTCGGTGATTTCGACCAACGTCCAGGAGTACCAGCGTTGGCCCTTGGCGCCGGTTCCGGCGCTGACGCGCCGCCAGGCCCGCCGCGGCAGAGACCGGGCAAGCTCGTCTACTCGCTGGCTGCCCGTACTGGTGGTGACGGTGCGATTGGACCCGACGGCCAGCACATAGCCCAGCCCCTGGGCGGCGATCGCGGCGCGCAGGTCGGGGTCGGCGCCGTAGACCTCGTCGCCGGTGGCCCATCGCGCAGGGACTCCGGCGGCCACAGCACGAGTGATCATCCGCTCGGCCAGCGCAGGTTTGGTGGCGAACTCGACATCGGTGGGCACCCCGGCGCACTGACGGCGTTCCGAGTCGTCGATCCACGACTTCGGCAGGTATAGCTCGCGGTCCACCAGTGCGTGACTGTTGGGCCCCGCATAGGCCAAATACACAGCGACTTGGGCGTTTTCGATCCTGCCCGCGGTACCGGTGTACTGGCGCTGAGTCCCGACGGTATGAGTGCCCTTCTTCACGTCTCCAGTCTCATCGACGATCAGGATCGCCTCGTCATCGCCGAGGTGGTCGACCACGTAGGCGCGAAGATCATCACGCACTCCCTCGGCGTCCCACTTCGCCCGCGCCAGCAGATGCTGCATCCGGTCCGGGCTGCTGTGGCCGCAACGCTCGGCCAGCGTCCAACAGTTCTTACGGTCAATGTCACAGACCAACCCGAGCATCAACGCGCCGGCGTTGCGCAGCGGCTCGCACCGAGCGAACCGTGACGCGACCCGATCCAGCACCTCATCAAAGCCACTTCGCCACCGATCAACGTCTACCCTGTAAGCCGCGGCGACCGCGGCATCATCGTTAGTTCTCACAAACTCCGAACGATGCCGCGGTCACCCAATCCAGCAAGGCAAACACGCCGACGAGCAACGATCTACGGCTGTAGTACTAGGTCACCTGCGCTTGGCGGCGGCCAGCCGGGCCGCGAACTCGGGTGACTCGATCGAGGTGGCCTGGGGCACGATCTCGATGTCGACCGCGAGGCGGTGTTGCTCGAGGTCGTCGGTGCCCGGATGGGCGGTGGCACGCATCGACGCCTTGGTGGCCACCACGACGTCACGGGGTGCGCCGGCGGGGCCGGCGGCCAGTTCGCGTGCCCGTGCGACCGGATCGTCGGCCACCTCGAGGGCGAGTCCGTGGCGTACGGCGGCGTCGGCGTCGAATCGCATCCCGAACAGCAGGGCGGCGCGGGCGGCCTGCGGGCCGGTGATCCGCTGCAGCATCCAGGTCGCGCCGCCGCCGGGATGGATGCCCAACTTCTGGAAGCGCGGATCGAACATCGCGTGCGGTCCGGCGATGCGCACGTCGGCCGCCAGCGCCAAGTTCAGGCCGGCGCCGACGGCAGCACCGTTGACCGCCGCGATCGTCGGCAGGCTGCACTGTGCGACGGCGAGGAACCCGTCGTAGATCACCCGCAGCCCGTCTTCGGTCGCCGCGCCGAGCGCGGTGAGATCGGCTCCTGCGCAGAAAGCCTTTCCCGCCCCCGTGACGATCACCGCGTGCACGTCGGGGTCGGCCTCGGCCGCGCTCACCGCCGCCCGCAGCGCCGCCGAGATCTCCGCGGTCACGGCGTTGCGCCGGTCGGGATCGTTGATCGTGATGAGTGCGACGCGGTCGGTGACCTGCATCAGTACCAGTTCGGACACGGGGCTCAGCCTAGCGAGAGGGTGCGCAGCAGGGCCGCGGCCCGCACCTCGCCGTCCACGGTCAGCGCGATGTCGACATGCGGTGCGTCGCCGTCGCGGCGCCAGGTGATGACGACGTCCTCGCCGAACTTGATCGGCTTGCGGTACTCGATGACCGCCCGGTAGGGCGGCGCGCAGACATCGGGAACGCGGGCGATCACCTCGTGGATCGCGTGCCAGTAGGCGGTGTTGGTGACGTGCTCGAAAAGGTCGATGTCGGTGCGGCGCAGCGCGAACGGCATCGACTCGGTGGCGTCGGCCGGATTCTTCAGCCACGGACGCCATTTCAGGCGATGCTCGGTGGTCGTGGTGGAGAACCGCTCGATGAGGGAGTCGGTGGCCCGTTGCGGCGTCAGGGTTTTCGCATTCATCGCGATCCAGAACCCCTCCGTCTCGATGCGCCCGCCGTCGCTGCCGACGAGGTCGACGCGCATCGTGCACCAGCGGGTCGACAGACCCGAGCACCAGCGGCTGAACGCGACCTCGTTGGGGAACTCGATCGGTTCGATCACGTCGATCACCGTGCGCTGCACCAGCCAGTGCGGATGTGCCTCGGCCTCACCGGCGTCGACGAGGTTCTCGGCGCCGACCTCCTGGATATAGCGGGCGACGCCGTCGAGGCGCAGGTTCAGATCGCTGCCGATGTCACCGGTCGCGACCCGCCACGCGGTGCGGTAGACGTACCCGGAATCGGGTCGCACGGCCAGGCGTCGCTGGACCGGATCGTCGTCGTCGATGGCCATCCCGGCCAGACTACGGCGGGACTTCGGTGTCGTTGGTCAACACTGCGTTGACCAACGACACCCGAATCGCCGAGGGACGGGCTCAGAACTCGCCCCAGCCGCCCTGGACCATGGTCTGGAAGCGCCATTCCCCGCCGGTCTTGACCAGCAGGTCGCCGTAGCGGACCCGGTGGCTCTGCCCGGCCGCCGTGATGGTCGCATCGGTGATCACGAAGACCAGGTTCTCGTTGACGAAGTGTGGCGTGCGCACCGAGTCCATCGAGACGTCGCCTGGCTGGCCGAGTTGTTCGGTCATCTGTGCGACGAACTTCTCCCGGTCGCACGACGCGGCGTATCCGTCGGTGACCTCGTTCAGCGGGAACATCGCCTGGTCTGCCATTGCGTCGACGTCCTTGGCGACCGCGAGCGCGTCGTAGTGCTCGAACCAGGCCAAGACCGCCGCGACGTCGCTGCTCGACGGCTCGAACCCGTCGTGGGTGGGTGGGGTCACTGCGCATCTCCTTTATCTACGTACTGCGTACACCGTACAGTGTACGCGATTATGACGAGCCTTCCACCAGCTACGATCGGTCGGATGGACAATCCTGGTTCGGGATCCGCGCGCAGCAGCGCGGGCGATCCGGTGCGCACTCTCGAACTGTTGTGGCGCGTTCCGGCAGAGGCCCGCTCCGGTCGGGGTCCCAAGCAGCGCACCTCCGTCGACGCCGTCGTGGCCGCCGCGGTCGGCATCGCCGACACCCAGGGTTTGTCGGCAGTCACGATCCGCGCGGTCGCGGGCGTCCTGGGCCTCGCGCCGATGGCGATCTACACCTATGTGCCCGGCAAAGCCGAGCTGCTCGACCT
It encodes the following:
- a CDS encoding IS701 family transposase; this translates as MRTNDDAAVAAAYRVDVDRWRSGFDEVLDRVASRFARCEPLRNAGALMLGLVCDIDRKNCWTLAERCGHSSPDRMQHLLARAKWDAEGVRDDLRAYVVDHLGDDEAILIVDETGDVKKGTHTVGTQRQYTGTAGRIENAQVAVYLAYAGPNSHALVDRELYLPKSWIDDSERRQCAGVPTDVEFATKPALAERMITRAVAAGVPARWATGDEVYGADPDLRAAIAAQGLGYVLAVGSNRTVTTSTGSQRVDELARSLPRRAWRRVSAGTGAKGQRWYSWTLVEITDAEPGHHHLLVRRNDKTAELAYYRCYSPNPVTLADYVRVAGRRWKVEESFQAGKGLAGLDEHQVRTWTSWHRWVTLSMLAHAFLVVTTAAQRRSDEPDDQTGQTLITLTVNEFRRLFIALVLQPLHAVADVLAWSTWRRRHQTRARTYHYRKQHQQQ
- a CDS encoding acetyl-CoA carboxylase biotin carboxylase subunit translates to MFDTVLVANRGEIAVRVIRTLRAMGIRSVAVFSDADAGARHVREADVAINIGPAPARQSYLSIDALLAAITRTGAQAVHPGYGFLSENSQFADALRSAGVVFIGPPVAAIQTMGDKISAKAAVSEFGVPVVPGISRPGLTDDDLIAGAPDVGFPVLVKPSAGGGGKGMRVVHDAADLAAALASARREAASAFGDDTLFLERFVLNPRHIEVQVLADSHGNVVHLGERECSLQRRHQKVIEEAPSPLLDPATRARIGAAACDTARSVDYTGAGTVEFIVSADRPDEFFFMEMNTRLQVEHPVTEMVTGLDLVELQVRIAAGETLPIAQDDIHLDGHAIEARVYAEDPARGFLPTGGHVLGLREPAGPGVRVDSGLVRGTVVGSDYDPMLAKVITHAQDRPAALRALDAALADTAVLGLTTNVEFLRFLLADPDVAAGDLDTGLLDRRLPDFAPAPPTDDDLIAGAAYRWLRSWPTAPADPWDVPSGWRIAGRAPTSIRLHAGERTDHVWLTGAPGDATATVEGGETRTLRASLDGDLLAVTIDGLRTEYLVAEAPGQVWLAGAGRVTMVEEVREAPVRPDDEHSGDAELTSPMPGTVVAVGVEDGAAVTAGTVVVTVEAMKMEHALSAPVDGVVELLVDAGEQVKVGQVLARITASEEPKA
- a CDS encoding enoyl-CoA hydratase, which encodes MSELVLMQVTDRVALITINDPDRRNAVTAEISAALRAAVSAAEADPDVHAVIVTGAGKAFCAGADLTALGAATEDGLRVIYDGFLAVAQCSLPTIAAVNGAAVGAGLNLALAADVRIAGPHAMFDPRFQKLGIHPGGGATWMLQRITGPQAARAALLFGMRFDADAAVRHGLALEVADDPVARARELAAGPAGAPRDVVVATKASMRATAHPGTDDLEQHRLAVDIEIVPQATSIESPEFAARLAAAKRR
- a CDS encoding acyl-CoA dehydrogenase family protein, with amino-acid sequence MSDFLSTGTLPDHYAQLAKTVRDFAQSVVAPVAAKHDEEHSFPYEVVSGMADMGLFGLPFPEEYGGMGGDYFALCLALEELGKVDQSVAITLEAGVSLGAMPVYRFGNESQKQEWLPLLASGKALGAFGLTEAGGGSDAGATKTTAKSDGASWVINGTKQFITNSGTDITKLVTVTAVTGENNGKKEISSILVPVPTEGFTAEPAYNKVGWNASDTHPLSFDDVRVPQENLLGERGRGYANFLRILDEGRIAIAALSVGAAQGCVDESVKYAKERQAFGAAIGTYQAIAFKIARMEARAHTARAAYYDAAALMLSGKPFKKAASVAKMVASEAAMDNARDATQIFGGYGFMNEYSVARHYRDSKILEIGEGTTEVQLMLIGRELGL
- a CDS encoding HpcH/HpaI aldolase/citrate lyase family protein; amino-acid sequence: MTLAPGTAWLFCPADRPERFEKAAAAADIVIVDLEDGVAAKDRAAAREALVNTPLDPARTVVRVNPTGTADHGPDLEAVARTAYTTVMLAKTEAPEQVRALAPLDVIVLIETPLGALNVVDLARVDNAYALMWGAEDLFAELGGTANRYPDGSYREVARHVRSQTLLAAKAYGRVALDSVFLDIKNLDGLRGEVDDAVAVGFDGKVAIHPTQLPVIRDGYTPTEAQADWARRVLAAAQAERGVFQYEGQMVDMPVLRRAERIVALAP
- a CDS encoding acyl-[acyl-carrier-protein] thioesterase → MDDDDPVQRRLAVRPDSGYVYRTAWRVATGDIGSDLNLRLDGVARYIQEVGAENLVDAGEAEAHPHWLVQRTVIDVIEPIEFPNEVAFSRWCSGLSTRWCTMRVDLVGSDGGRIETEGFWIAMNAKTLTPQRATDSLIERFSTTTTEHRLKWRPWLKNPADATESMPFALRRTDIDLFEHVTNTAYWHAIHEVIARVPDVCAPPYRAVIEYRKPIKFGEDVVITWRRDGDAPHVDIALTVDGEVRAAALLRTLSLG
- a CDS encoding carboxyl transferase domain-containing protein, giving the protein MAARASHRDDHVALVDQLRTKLAAAALGGSQRARERHVSRGKLLPRDRVDGLLDPGSPFLELAALAADGMYDDECPGAGMIAGIGRVSGRECMIVANDATVKGGTYYPVTVKKHLRAQEIALQNLLPCIYLVDSGGAFLPRQDEVFPDREHFGRIFYNQATMSAKGIAQIAAVLGSCTAGGAYVPAMSDEAVIVRNQGTIFLGGPPLVKAATGEVVTRRTSAAGRSALQGLRRHRPSRPRRPRRAAHRAPHRRHAAPKAAPPWDVAPPVDAVADQTELYDVVPVDSRVPYDVHEVITRIVDGGDFAEFKAAYGTTLVTGFARIHGHPVGIVANNGVLFGESAVKGAHFIELCDKRNTPLLFLQNISGFMVGRDYEAGGIAKHGAKMVTAVACARVPKLTVVIGGSYGAGNYSMCGRAYSPRFLWMWPNARISVMGGEQAASVLATVRGDMTPEEEEAFKAPIRAQYESQGNPYYSTARLWDDGVIDPADTRDVVGLALSVTGQAPLEPVSYGVFRM
- a CDS encoding MaoC family dehydratase, which codes for MSGYTKIVVQRGLWFEEFETGVLYQHRPGRTITEADNVLFTTLTMNTQALHLDAAFSDALPPFNQRLVNSMFTLSTLVGLSVAQLTQGTIVGNLGFGEVAFPKPLFHGDTLYAETEVTDKRESKSRPGEGIVTFSHVGRNQHGDIVATASRKTMVRKRPEGEAQ